CGGCCAGGCTCATCAGGGTTCGCTTGGTGGATCGCATTTCGTCTCCTTGGAATATTGGCCGGGGCGGCCTTATAAGCGAGACGAGTATTAATTTTTAAAAAAGCAAGATCAAGCAATTCCCCAAATGCCGCCGCAGTTTAATCCGTTTTACTAAACAGCCGTGGCATGCCGCCGCGACGGGGGCGCCAACGCCCGCCAATCCCGACCCCGGCTGTTGCGTGAAGAGCGACGGCATGCGCGGCCGGGGGCATGTTTTTGTCGCCCGGTCGCCGTATTCTGCATTTCATCGCATGGTGCCCCGGGGCGGTCGCCCTGGACGATAATATTCACCATCGATCCATGCACCCGAAGGAAAATGACAATGATCGCCGCACACCATGTTCGTCGCACCGGCTGCCCCGTCATCCGTCATGCCTTCCGGGGTGCCCCGGCGGCTGCCGGCCGCTGACCGGCCGCGCCATCGCCCACCCATTGCAGAACACCCCGTACCAAGGAAGCTCCATGCACAAACCACTCAGCTTTGCCCTCCTGATGACAACCCTGTGGCTGGTGTTCGGCACCGTCAGCGCCGAAGAAGCCACCGAGACCAGGGCCGTCGATGCCCGGGTCATGCGCGTCAGGCTGGACGGCGTGATCAACCTGAAGCTGAGCCAGGGCGCCGTGCCGTCGCTGCACATCATCGGCGACGGGCGCCATGTCGGCAAGGTGACCACGGTGCAGACGGGCGACACGCTGCAGATCGATACCGAGAATCGCGGCATCAAGGTCAACCGCTCGTCGGTACGGGCCGAGCTGGTGCTGCCGCAACTGCGCGAGCTGGTATCCGAAGGCGTGGGCACCACCGAGGTCAGCGGCTTTTCCGGCGACGACATCGACATCACGCTGGACGGCGCCGGCAGCATGAAGATCGTCAGCGCGTTCAGGCGCCTGAAGGCGAACCTGGGCGGCGTGGGCAGCATGCACGTGTGGGTGGCGGACAGCGACAGCGTCGACCTCGACCTGCGCGGCGCCGGCTACGTGACGATCGGCGGCCGCAGCAGGATGCTGCGCGCGTCGCTGGGCGGGCTGGGCGGCCTGAATGCGCAGCAGTTCCAGGCCGATACGGTGGACATCGATCTCTCCGGCCTCGGCAACGCCACCGTGAACGCGCGCACCAATGCCAAACTGCACCTGTCGGGGCTCGGTTCGGTCACGGTGTACGGCAAGCCGCTGAACC
Above is a window of Pseudoduganella dura DNA encoding:
- a CDS encoding GIN domain-containing protein, which gives rise to MHKPLSFALLMTTLWLVFGTVSAEEATETRAVDARVMRVRLDGVINLKLSQGAVPSLHIIGDGRHVGKVTTVQTGDTLQIDTENRGIKVNRSSVRAELVLPQLRELVSEGVGTTEVSGFSGDDIDITLDGAGSMKIVSAFRRLKANLGGVGSMHVWVADSDSVDLDLRGAGYVTIGGRSRMLRASLGGLGGLNAQQFQADTVDIDLSGLGNATVNARTNAKLHLSGLGSVTVYGKPLNRNVSVDGLGKVSWK